From Phragmites australis chromosome 5, lpPhrAust1.1, whole genome shotgun sequence, a single genomic window includes:
- the LOC133919270 gene encoding cytochrome c oxidase subunit 6b-3-like: MAEIEIKTAPADFRFPTTNQTRHCFTRYIEYHRCLNTKRDDAGDCDKFAKYYRSLCPGEWVEKWNEQRENGTFPGPL, translated from the exons ATGGCCGAG ATTGAGATAAAAACAGCACCAGCTGACTTCCGCTTCCCTACAACAAACCAAACCAGGCATTGTTTTACTCGCTACATTGAGTACCACAG GTGTTTGAACACCAAAAGGGACGATGCTGGTGATTGTGACAAATTTGCTAAGTACTACAGATCTCTTTGTCCCGGAGAATGG GTTGAGAAATGGAACGAGCAGAGGGAGAACGGGACGTTTCCAGGACCTCTCTAA
- the LOC133919271 gene encoding S-adenosylmethionine decarboxylase proenzyme-like, with protein MAVLHGAGLPPVSAIGFEGYEKRLEISFSEASVFADPNGMGLRALSRAQIDSVLDLARCTIVSELSNEDFDSYVLSESSLFVYPYKIVIKTCGTTKLLLAIPRILELAEELSLPLAAVKYSRGTFIFPDAQPSPHKNFADEVAFLNRYFGGLKSGGNAYVIRDPAKPGQKWHIYYATQHHEKPVVTLEMCMTGLDKKKASVFCKTSADGHASCAMEMTKLSGISDIIPEMEICDFDFEPCGYSMNAIHGPAFSTIHVTPEDGFSYASYEVMGFNPASFAYGDLVKRVLRCFGPSEFSVAVTMFGERDNAKTWGKKLDVEAYACNNMVEQELPSGGLLIYQSFTATGEVAIGSPRSVIHSFSDVEDESKNGNSDALLCWEADAVEETDGREAKKMKC; from the coding sequence ATGGCAGTCCTGCACGGTGCTGGCCTTCCCCCAGTCTCTGCAATTGGGTTTGAGGGATATGAGAAGCGCCTCGAGATCAGCTTCTCTGAGGCGTCCGTCTTTGCTGATCCCAATGGAATGGGCTTGCGCGCACTCTCGCGTGCCCAGATTGACTCTGTCCTTGACCTTGCGCGGTGCACCATTGTGTCTGAGCTATCAAATGAAGACTTCGACTCTTATGTCTTATCTGAATCGAGCCTGTTTGTGTACCCTTACAAGATTGTGATCAAGACATGTGGGACTACCAAGCTTCTGCTTGCCATTCCGAGGATTCTTGAGCTTGCTGAGGAGCTATCACTGCCGCTTGCTGCTGTTAAGTATTCTCGTGGGACATTCATATTCCCTGATGCACAGCCTTCCCCACACAAGAACTTTGCTGATGAGGTTGCCTTCCTGAACCGCTACTTTGGTGGTCTCAAGTCGGGTGGCAATGCTTATGTGATCCGAGATCCTGCTAAGCCCGGGCAGAAGTGGCACATCTACTATGCCACCCAGCACCATGAGAAGCCTGTGGTTACTCTTGAGATGTGCATGACTGGGCTGGACAAGAAGAAAGCTTCTGTCTTCTGCAAAACCTCTGCTGATGGCCACGCATCCTGTGCTATGGAGATGACCAAGCTCTCTGGTATCTCAGACATAATCCCAGAGATGGAGATTTGTGACTTCGATTTTGAGCCCTGCGGCTACTCTATGAATGCCATCCATGGCCCTGCTTTCTCGACCATTCATGTGACCCCTGAGGACGGCTTCAGCTATGCAAGCTACGAGGTCATGGGTTTCAACCCTGCTTCTTTCGCTTATGGTGACCTGGTTAAGAGGGTGCTGAGATGCTTCGGCCCGTCTGAGTTCTCTGTTGCAGTGACCATGTTTGGTGAGAGGGACAATGCAAAGACCTGGGGGAAGAAGCTGGATGTTGAGGCCTATGCTTGCAACAACATGGTTGAGCAGGAGCTGCCATCTGGTGGTTTGCTCATTTATCAGAGCTTCACTGCTACTGGGGAAGTTGCGATTGGGTCACCAAGATCTGTAATTCATAGCTTTTCTGATGTGGAGGATGAGTCGAAGAATGGTAATTCTGACGCTCTTCTGTGCTGGGAAGCGGATGCTGTGGAGGAAACAGATGGGAGGGAAGCGAAGAAGATGAAATGTTGA